In Nitrosophilus labii, the following proteins share a genomic window:
- the glyQ gene encoding glycine--tRNA ligase subunit alpha, whose amino-acid sequence MITFSELLLKLQNFWAKEGCTIVQPYDFPSGAGTFHPATFLKSLDDKPWATAYVAPSRRPTDGRYGENPNRLGAYYQFQVLIKPSPDNIQEFYLKSLEALGLDIKNHDIRFVEDNWESPTLGAWGLGWEVWLDGMEVTQFTYFQQVGGFSCDPVAVEITYGTERLAMYLQGVESVFDIVWNKNPDGSCVTYADVHKRSEFEFSRYNFEVADTSMLFRHFEDAAKECKRCLEQKIPLAAYDYCLLASHIFNTLDARKAISVTERQNFILKVRELARGCATVYKEVSGEWV is encoded by the coding sequence ATGATAACTTTTAGCGAATTGCTACTTAAACTCCAAAATTTTTGGGCAAAGGAGGGTTGTACAATAGTGCAGCCTTATGATTTTCCAAGTGGTGCAGGTACTTTTCACCCAGCAACTTTTTTAAAATCTCTTGACGACAAACCGTGGGCAACAGCTTATGTTGCTCCTTCACGTCGTCCCACTGATGGCAGATATGGAGAAAATCCTAACAGACTAGGAGCTTATTATCAGTTTCAAGTACTTATAAAGCCAAGCCCAGACAATATACAAGAGTTTTATCTCAAAAGCCTGGAGGCTTTGGGACTGGATATTAAAAATCATGATATAAGGTTTGTAGAGGATAACTGGGAGAGCCCTACTCTTGGTGCTTGGGGGTTAGGTTGGGAAGTTTGGTTAGATGGAATGGAGGTTACTCAATTTACCTATTTTCAGCAGGTGGGGGGATTTTCTTGCGATCCTGTGGCTGTTGAGATAACGTACGGGACGGAGAGACTAGCTATGTATCTGCAGGGAGTCGAGAGTGTTTTTGATATAGTCTGGAACAAAAATCCTGACGGTAGTTGTGTAACTTATGCGGATGTTCATAAAAGAAGCGAGTTTGAATTTAGCAGATACAATTTCGAAGTGGCAGATACTTCGATGCTGTTTAGGCATTTTGAAGATGCGGCTAAGGAGTGTAAAAGATGTTTAGAACAAAAAATCCCTTTGGCTGCATATGATTATTGTCTTTTAGCTAGTCATATATTTAATACTTTAGATGCAAGAAAGGCTATAAGTGTAACTGAGAGACAAAATTTTATTTTAAAAGTAAGAGAGCTTGCAAGAGGTTGTGCAACAGTCTATAAAGAAGTGAGTGGGGAGTGGGTGTGA
- a CDS encoding Nif3-like dinuclear metal center hexameric protein: MKVKEIYNILDEISPFELQESWDNSGLQIGSSDDEVDRVVVSMDIDFELLSSLDVKTLVVTHHPLIFKGIKELDFSSYPSNLIKEFIKKDISLISMHTNFDKTHLNSYVAKKVLGFSSAICEDFICYFEVDKSFEEMVRLVKEAFSLEKVRVLKCKERIKSVALTTGAGGSLIKDVKADLFLTGDIKYHDAMEAKSLGLSLIDIEHYSSECFFGQILADELKKNQIEAIISSTKNPFGLI, from the coding sequence ATGAAAGTTAAAGAAATTTACAATATTTTGGATGAAATAAGTCCTTTTGAACTTCAAGAGAGTTGGGATAACAGCGGACTTCAGATTGGAAGTTCCGATGACGAAGTAGATAGAGTTGTTGTCTCTATGGATATAGATTTTGAGCTTTTATCCTCTCTTGATGTAAAAACATTGGTTGTAACACACCATCCTCTTATTTTTAAAGGCATAAAAGAGCTGGATTTCTCTTCATATCCTTCAAATCTTATAAAAGAGTTTATAAAAAAAGATATCTCTTTGATATCGATGCACACAAATTTTGATAAAACACATCTAAACAGCTATGTTGCAAAAAAAGTTTTAGGTTTTAGCTCAGCTATTTGCGAAGATTTTATATGCTATTTTGAAGTGGATAAAAGTTTTGAAGAGATGGTACGGTTGGTAAAAGAGGCTTTCAGCTTGGAAAAAGTTAGAGTACTTAAGTGCAAAGAGAGAATAAAAAGCGTAGCTCTTACCACGGGAGCCGGCGGATCTTTGATAAAAGATGTAAAAGCGGATCTCTTTTTGACAGGAGATATAAAGTATCATGATGCAATGGAGGCAAAGTCTTTGGGACTTAGTCTCATAGATATAGAGCACTACTCAAGCGAGTGCTTCTTTGGGCAGATTTTAGCTGATGAATTGAAAAAAAATCAAATAGAAGCTATAATTTCATCAACAAAAAATCCCTTCGGATTAATCTGA
- a CDS encoding zinc ribbon domain-containing protein yields the protein MKQFIEQLVELSKIDKDIDAFEPKIAEIRARLEKVEKEKRTIETAIKQLNDEIQECELKKRKNELHLQELAEKLEELSKKSANVKTEKEAKAIGLEEEIAKEQISFANEEIARLENLCETKLEEKEALENQLIEIEEKLEKIKESVEVELKEIEDERTKVFEKKQELVSKIPQKILAFYEKIRRWAGNSAVVPVKKQACMGCFMKINDKTFSKVIKAEEIVTCPHCGRILYLEKEEETV from the coding sequence ATGAAACAGTTTATAGAACAGCTTGTAGAACTATCCAAAATAGATAAAGATATAGATGCTTTTGAACCAAAAATTGCAGAGATAAGAGCAAGGTTAGAAAAAGTAGAAAAAGAAAAGAGAACTATAGAAACTGCAATAAAACAGTTAAACGATGAGATTCAAGAGTGTGAACTCAAAAAGAGAAAGAATGAGCTTCATCTGCAGGAACTTGCTGAAAAGCTAGAGGAACTCTCTAAAAAAAGTGCTAATGTTAAAACAGAAAAAGAGGCAAAAGCTATTGGGCTTGAAGAGGAAATTGCAAAAGAGCAGATAAGCTTTGCAAACGAAGAGATTGCAAGACTTGAAAATCTTTGTGAAACAAAGCTTGAAGAGAAAGAGGCTTTAGAAAATCAGTTAATAGAGATTGAAGAGAAGCTTGAAAAGATAAAAGAGTCTGTAGAGGTTGAACTAAAAGAGATAGAAGATGAAAGAACAAAAGTTTTTGAAAAAAAACAAGAACTTGTTTCAAAAATCCCTCAAAAAATTTTGGCTTTTTATGAAAAGATAAGAAGATGGGCCGGAAACAGCGCCGTTGTCCCGGTAAAAAAGCAGGCTTGCATGGGATGCTTTATGAAAATAAACGACAAAACATTCTCTAAAGTTATTAAAGCCGAAGAGATTGTAACCTGTCCTCACTGCGGCAGAATACTCTATCTTGAAAAAGAGGAAGAAACGGTATAG
- the waaA gene encoding lipid IV(A) 3-deoxy-D-manno-octulosonic acid transferase: protein MFPFIYTVLLTFFYIVLIPFLLIISFKNKYKRSIPSRFFLFKNPSFKDKTIHFHSCSLGETLSLKPLIESFDKVNLSVITDTGFEAARKYSNADVRFLPFEIFLWFWLKPGRVLVVTEAELWYLLFYLSKKRGGKTFLINARISDRSYKSYLRLRWFYKKIFENIDFVFAQTETDRERLKTLGAKNVEVAGNIKLAVKPVITKSYEKPKKRVIVAASTHEPEEEIIFTAWLKNNKDSVLVIVPRHPERFDEVDELLSSRCKAERLSYHRFSQKSSFDADVVLVDKMGELINIYTISDLVILGGSFVNVGGHNPLEPAFFNKPIISGKNIYNQKESYSYVGGIELIEADELEEVFEKKDFKPTKIVAKADIKKILKKIKEAYDVV, encoded by the coding sequence ATGTTTCCATTTATCTACACAGTTTTATTAACTTTTTTTTATATAGTTTTAATTCCCTTTTTATTAATAATTTCTTTCAAAAACAAGTATAAAAGATCGATTCCATCGAGATTTTTTCTTTTTAAAAATCCTTCTTTCAAAGATAAAACCATCCATTTTCATTCATGCAGTCTTGGAGAAACCCTATCTTTAAAGCCTTTGATAGAAAGTTTTGACAAAGTTAATCTCTCAGTTATAACCGATACCGGATTCGAGGCAGCTAGAAAGTATTCAAATGCGGATGTGAGATTTTTGCCTTTTGAGATATTTTTGTGGTTTTGGCTAAAACCAGGTAGAGTTCTTGTAGTAACGGAAGCGGAACTATGGTACCTTCTTTTTTATCTATCTAAAAAAAGAGGGGGCAAAACCTTTTTGATAAACGCGAGAATCAGCGATAGAAGCTACAAAAGCTATCTGAGACTTAGGTGGTTTTATAAAAAGATTTTTGAAAATATAGATTTTGTATTTGCTCAGACAGAAACGGATAGAGAGAGACTAAAAACTCTTGGCGCTAAAAATGTAGAGGTGGCCGGAAATATAAAACTGGCAGTAAAACCTGTAATTACCAAAAGTTATGAAAAACCGAAAAAAAGAGTGATTGTTGCGGCAAGCACTCATGAACCTGAAGAGGAGATCATTTTTACTGCCTGGCTTAAAAATAACAAAGATTCGGTTCTGGTTATTGTTCCAAGACATCCAGAAAGATTTGACGAAGTAGATGAGCTTCTTTCATCTAGATGCAAGGCTGAGAGGCTTAGTTATCATAGATTTAGTCAAAAGAGCAGTTTTGATGCGGATGTGGTTTTAGTAGATAAAATGGGAGAATTGATAAATATTTATACCATTAGCGATCTAGTTATTCTTGGCGGAAGTTTTGTCAACGTGGGAGGTCATAACCCTTTAGAGCCGGCATTTTTCAATAAACCTATAATCAGCGGGAAAAATATCTATAACCAAAAAGAGTCATATTCATATGTTGGCGGTATAGAACTTATAGAAGCGGATGAACTTGAAGAGGTTTTTGAAAAAAAAGATTTTAAGCCTACAAAAATCGTTGCAAAAGCGGATATAAAAAAGATTTTAAAAAAGATAAAAGAGGCTTATGATGTGGTATGA
- a CDS encoding DUF167 domain-containing protein yields the protein MWYEIRDDFVIFYIKAQPNSSKNKIAGILGDSLKINIKAPAVDGEANKELVKFLSKSFKIAKNDIHFISGETSKRKKLKLPINENIQKFIEDMEKI from the coding sequence ATGTGGTATGAGATAAGAGATGATTTTGTCATTTTTTATATAAAAGCTCAGCCAAATTCGAGTAAAAACAAAATTGCAGGAATTTTAGGAGATAGTTTAAAAATAAACATAAAAGCTCCGGCCGTAGATGGGGAAGCTAATAAAGAGCTAGTAAAATTTTTAAGTAAAAGCTTCAAGATTGCAAAAAACGATATACATTTTATTAGCGGCGAGACAAGTAAAAGGAAAAAACTAAAACTTCCAATAAATGAAAATATACAAAAGTTTATAGAAGATATGGAAAAAATATAA
- a CDS encoding RluA family pseudouridine synthase: MKDKAYKVLAKQLDISNKKAKELIDRGLVYVGNKKVKIARGEIDTKTKLRVKDIPKLDVIYEDENILAINKPAFITSEEIEKDSGYRLLHRLDKETSGVLLLVKNEEFRKEAIEAFRQGKVYKEYFAWVEGILPEETTIDLPILTIKKGGRAKSKISYSKGKEALTVVEPLEVMAKYTKVKALIKTGRTHQIRVHLARIDHPILGDTLYGGKEWDRIMLHAAKIELFGYSFESPEPDEFKKLL, from the coding sequence TTGAAGGATAAAGCATACAAAGTTTTAGCAAAACAGCTGGATATCTCCAATAAAAAGGCTAAAGAGCTTATAGACAGAGGTTTGGTATATGTTGGAAACAAAAAGGTAAAAATAGCAAGAGGAGAGATAGATACTAAAACGAAACTAAGGGTTAAAGATATTCCTAAATTAGATGTGATATATGAGGATGAAAATATTTTAGCTATAAACAAACCAGCTTTTATAACCAGTGAAGAGATAGAAAAAGATAGTGGTTACAGACTTCTTCACAGGCTTGACAAAGAGACGAGTGGAGTTTTGCTTCTAGTTAAGAATGAAGAGTTTAGAAAAGAGGCGATAGAAGCTTTCAGACAGGGAAAGGTTTATAAAGAGTATTTTGCTTGGGTTGAAGGAATTTTGCCTGAAGAAACAACTATTGATCTTCCGATTTTGACTATCAAAAAGGGAGGAAGAGCAAAGAGCAAAATCTCTTACTCCAAAGGAAAAGAGGCTTTAACCGTAGTAGAGCCTTTGGAGGTGATGGCCAAATATACAAAAGTAAAAGCCCTTATAAAAACGGGAAGAACACATCAAATAAGAGTTCATTTAGCAAGAATAGACCATCCCATTTTGGGCGATACTCTATATGGAGGAAAAGAGTGGGACAGAATTATGCTGCACGCGGCTAAGATAGAGCTATTTGGTTACTCTTTTGAATCACCCGAACCTGATGAGTTTAAAAAATTGTTGTAG